The genomic DNA cacatatgcatactcttggttcccagtttatggatttatgcactaatgtgcgaacacactatatatgcttatatccaaagatggttacataatatcaactcttcatttcaatcattgaaacattcttctataatgataatagccgttttcacacactattagcatcaaagcaattttcaagatattgaaataatcattatcgaaacattccaagtcttacaccaaacgattgtatcacacaaaccatgtaagatgttactcggcaattttctcatgatataagatgaacttggtcgaagagaaagcttaccaagacatatttcgagaaatatgtaagcgagatatactcagctcgaaatttcaattgtgtatagagaaaactatatcgtaacacgagttatgtctcaatataggagatagagtagaaatagactttccaagtgatagatgagtttaagtctccacataccttttatcgatgaagttccacaagatctccttagtagttcttcgtcttcaagtgataagcgacgtgaagtctaagctcaactacacaaactatgtcctagtacgagacatctataaataggctagaaatcaagacatatagttttgatcactaacattgacaaacatgcttgagatagcaacgcatgcgagttcgaccgagcagtgctctaacaatctccgcctttgtcaattttagtgacaaaactatcaatacatatggattacaaaataaataaaaattgtagcttctcatccaaatgcttgatcttcttggcatcttcaacgcgactcgaaatcttcgtcacttccaagtactccatgatcttaaaggttgtaagttaagcatcatagttgttgaagatccgtagaaataacaatgagaaaacaaatgctctcaatcatttttatacagtgtcatagtattattacacaacatcaaagttcgattgtatcacaactttgacaacaatactatggtgatatgtatcactcccccttagtcaatacttcatctcgacatgaaaaccactcccccttacataattatccataaaccatatgtatttgtagtatcacactacacattaattctccccctttttgtcaatataaattggcaaaggtacgaaaactagtgggatcctcatgaaattttcatagagattgaCCAAAAGAGTataccataccaacttatttagatgccatcataaatccgaagctaaatgcattcatcaaggagtttataaatatataagataacccctataatattccacaaccgcactccgcacaaagatttggcaattaagcacaagttcaaaaagaactctcccccataaaatgtcattcccgaaagaacaacaaaggcgaccttactttcacaagaaaaaaaggatttctttggaaaaaatcaaatcacatgaaaacatgaatttgaatccaaagtattcaattgaattatccacaaaggAATTCATGGTTAacccaatcgaaatgcacaactaaattaaccacaaaaaaacccatgattaattcaattggaattacacaactaaattaaccacaaaagtgatcaattcaattggtcatgctcgtcataagagaacttacagagcaacaactaaactgaccataagagaatgatcaatttaattggtcattctcaaacataagaaaacttatggagcaacacaatatatgcacaagaATGTGGATcaaagatcgaccaatactgcggaatagacaaggattcattttattttccatcactatttgcacaatgacatataatagacttaatccttgtaaacaaaagttttatcctttcttccatcaaaacaatgacataaaaggctttaacttttgtaatgtcaaaaattcattctatcttctatcaatattttcataccgacataatagagataacttttgaacaagtatgggacagtcccaggttcacggacgtaaataacatatcccataacaatttgcaatatataaactcataaagattaaaattgcaaaaaaaatcatcttctaaatacttagaatttaaataaacaaatccaaaaacattgaagatgaaaatcgttggacatagctatgtgtactcacaataatggctattccaaaccctagttattcttctaaaaacataaaaagaagattcctagacattgagacctctgaagaattttttatcgtccccgaactccgtgtcgtcaacagccatgggaacataaggttcatggagaaaggagtcaattccaataaaccttctaggctgatgatgtcaaatcagggccttctgaatttcgagagttctcataacaaaatcctttatttgctgaatctcattCCTtgattccttcaactcttcaagaacatcagaaaacttctgagaatttgaaggaacaggctcttggcttcctcacattccttctttttctcttcaaagttggaggtaacaaagatttttctttttccttcatgattgatggcttaacaatcatattaacatcctttccatcagagcgcatgatgcttggagtatccatacgtatATGGgcttgtgagaggaaatcacaatttaaactcaacatgcAGTCTCAATacgaaaagagtttcagagaaggaaaaatgaatgtagggttacagaaccttttaaCCACACAGGTTCACGGACACACAATTCACGACCCTAatgagagtagaattgtcgagaataaccctcttttattaaaTACACTGGGAAgtctcttccaatatcaattgaaaagaaactgaaaaaacgggggtacaacaaccacacccaatatttcgcttaacaatctgtatggacaaactccaatgtactttcaagagaatcaataggaatcaatcttaataaagtatatcaaagagttatatctctctttctcgattcaattcttactcaagcaaatagaaatctacgagtctaattgaatacaaaagaaatcacttgaacggtaccaaagaccaatgttcaaggatctatcaatttcaatcaacaaccaaaggtcggatttccaattgattgattcaaacgcacaacctgtgatatttcaattatataacaaaatataatgcggaataaaaataacacagacaccagaattttgttaacgaggaaaccgcaaatgcagaaaaatccctgagacctagtccagattgaacaccacactgtattaagccgctacagacactatcctactacaacctaacttcggtctggactgtagttgaaccccaataaatctcacactgattcaatgtatagttgcgctccttacgtctctgatcccagcaggatactacgcacttgattcccttagctgatctcacccataactaagagttgctacgacccaaagtcgaagactttaataaacaaatatgtatcacacagaaaagtctacagaatagataaatctgtctcccacaaataaacctacaagtttttgttccgtcttttgataaatcaaggtgaacaggaaccaattgataacccggacttatattccctaagaacaggctagcattatcaatcacctcacaataatcttaatcgacacggcgaaagaagatattgtggaatcacaaacgatgagacgaagatgtttgtgactacttttctatcttgcctaccggagataaagatctcaaaccaatcgttacgattgtactcaaaacgatagaatcagcaagatcagatcacacaactacgagaacgtagtatcggtctggcttcacaatcccaatgaagtcgttaacctggtttaagaagaaaacctaaggttaaaggagaatcatctCTAgccaatacaactagtatcacacggaaggtgtggggattaggtttcccagttgctagagttctcccttatatagtctttcaaatcagggtttgcaatcaatgttagcttggtaacaaagcattcaatattcaccgttagatgaaaaccttattagattcaagctaatatctttcaaccgttaggtcgaaaacttagcttgttacacacaaatgaaatttactattttgggtttatgtaaccgtacccaaacatgaacatttgttggttcttcttcatatgagcactttcatatcaaccatgttcttcttcaccataactagttcaaatgactcaaatgaactagttagagagttgttcaattgcaaggaaatcttatgtaactacacaagacacaatcgaagcaaaaacgatttgattcactcgaatcggttcatgaactatatagccacggtttgcatttagcattccttagttaatatgaataagttcagaaacaatcgtttttagatataaccaactcaagttcacaaacttagttcgcggacttaagttcccggaaggagttcactaACTCCGGCAGATATTCTCGGGCCGAGACCTTCCgctagttcgcgaactgggttcgcggactgagttcgcgggcttagctcacgccactattccggttcacttgatcaacaaagttcgcaaacttcagttcaaggaaaaatgacttatacatatatgtgttaccacacaatgcttatatccatcattggttatataatctaactctcatttcaatcattgaaacattctcagaggacactatatagttgttgttcacaaaccatttttcatcagaacAATTTCCaacgtgattgaaacataacatgactttcgtcactaggtaaagatgaacttggccaaagcaaaaacttaccaacacatatttcgagaaatggataggcgagacaaactcggctcaaaatagcaaatgtgtataatcaaagtctatatagaaaaacgacttttgtctcaaaataggagatagagtagatagacttttgagtgacagataagttcaagtctccacataccttttagtcgatgaagatccaccagttccttgagtagtccttcgtcttgtatgatgattgccatggagttcttgagctcaactacactttctatcctagtccaagacttagctatagtagactagaaatcaagacttatagttttgatcactaacattgacaaacatgcttgagatagcaatgcatgcgagttcgaccgagcaatgctctaacaatctccccctttgtcaattatagtgacaaaactatcaatatatatggaatacaaaaataaatgaaataacttttgtagctcctattccacatgcctaatcttcaacattactcgaaatcttcgtcacttccaagtactccaatgatcccaaaggttgtaagttcagcatcatcgttgttgaaaatccgtagatataacaacgagaaaacaagagttctcaatcattgttatacaatgtcataatatcattatatagtatcaaagttcaattgcatcacaacttcgacaacaatactatggtgatatgtatcactccccattagtcaatactccatctcacatggaaaccactcccccttacataatgatccgaaaaccatatgtatttgtagtgtgaactacatattaattctccccctttttgtcaataaaattggcaaaggtacgaaaacgggatccaaatgaaatttccgaaagagacatttcatgaccaaaagaaagcatgtatcatcttatttagatgcaatcatatacccgaagctaaatgcattcaccaaggagtttataaagatacaagataacccctataatattctacagccgcactccccacaaagatttggcaattaagcacaagtttatttaagaactctcccccataatgtgtcattcccgaaagaacaacaagagcgaccttaatttcaaaagaaaagaaggatttctttggacataacaaatcacatacaagtatgaatttggatccaatatactcaattaaattaaccacaagagatcccatgatcaatttaatcggaaatgctcaacataagtgaacttatggagactcaaaagtacacaattaaattaatcacaagagaatccataattaatctaatcggaatacacaaacaaattaaccacaaaaattaatcaatttaattagtcaTGCTCGacgtaagaaaacttacggaacaacaactaaataaccaaacgagaatgattaatttagttgaacatgctcgacataaaataccTCACTGAGCAATAACTAAGCTaaaaataactcagtcgattgtgctcaacataagacactttatggaacaacacattatgtacacaaaaattgtggatcggagatcgaccttataccgtggaataagcagggattcattctattttccatcaccatttgcataatgacatacaatagacataatccttgtaaacaaaatattttaacctatcttccatcaataattgacataataggcttaacttttgtatttggcaaaagttcattccttcttttatcaacacatgcatatcgacatacaaaggacttaactttcgacaaggtatgggacaatcacagttcacggacgcaaacacacatatcccataacaaattgcaatatataaaaccataaagattaatactgcaaaaatcatcttctaaacaatttaaaaatttaaaccaaaaaatctaaaaacatgaagatgaaaacgttggacatagctatgtgtaatcacaataatggctattaaaaaagcgggggtctaaaaaccacacccaacaattcgtttgacaatctgagaggacttactccaatacactttctagagaatcaactagacagtcagactcaatctagagtaaagtatatcaaagagtttaatatctctatttcaacacaatcaaagttaaacagaaacaagtccgtaaacTTGATTTTAGTGTGAggctcttgaaacaaagtcttttgttttaatcacaacctattcaatatccaccgtgtataaacctctttaagcaacaatcactaaaggaatatttcaacgcAGTGTCCACTTGTAATAGgtttagtccagactggtctaacaatgtgaaaataacaaaatcaattgttcaagatcaatcaagtcttatccaacaaacaaggttggatttaacaactatgattgattaacgtacaacctgtattatttcaattatataaataaaatataatgcgaaaaataaataacacagacaccagaaattttgttaacgaggaaaccgcaaatgcagaaaaacctcgggacctagtccagaataaacacacactgattataagaggttacaccaatttcctactacctattcggactagatgtaataactGCTTCAAGACagatagaactcctagcacaaaaccgattgtctttaggaattcttctcattaatcttctagcagaacctgataagcacgtatgtgttACAATTTTACACCCATATTTACACTAGCTAGGTCTCGTTTATTGGCTAATAATAATGTTTTAAGtcatttacaggaattacaagTATAACCTATTCACCCAGAGAATAATGGCTAAATGAGGAGCTAAATGACGTTTGCGACAACATACCTCTAAGGCACCACCTAAATCATCTGAAGGCCAGAGAGGTCAATTTACCGGAGCAAAGAAATTATTTTCTTTAACGTGCGTGTGAGCTACACAAGGGAATACAAATGAGACGTGGCCTACTCTGTTACCACAGACAACACATTCTTCTTTCTACCAAACCAAAAGACATTTCTTCTCAAAGCTATGACTGCCAACGAACGGAGACACCAGATCTGGAAGCAGAGTTCTTTTGGGGGTTTTGTTTATCAACTGAAATTGAGAGATTTGTTTCGACAAATCAAGCAGTGGGAGAAGAGATGAGGTTAACATCCGCGGTTCTCTATTGTATCTTGATTAGTTGAGGCAGTGGTGGTCAattctacaacaacaacatcaattgaAATTAGGTTATCATATGGATCAGTTTCGGGGGAAATTTGTGGCTGGTATTAGGGTCTTCAATCAACCCAGACACAACAATTCTTTTTTTGCAGTTCAATTGCTCTTAATGAGTGCAGGCACTCTTGGTTTTTGTACAACAACAATGGATTATTAACGGTGGAAATCAGTGAAGGCAACAAATGGATTTCAGGGGATCGTACTCGGACTGAAATTGGGTATCTTTCGCGAGCTCGATCTGTGGTGTTTTAATTCAAGCCAATCATTTCATTTGTTTCCCAACAACAGCGATTGAATCTGGGGGTTCTCATGTGAGGTACAGCAGCAACGAACACAGATTTTTTGGGGTTTCCGTTGTAATCTGAATGGGTGATTGAGCGACAGAATTTGGTGATTCAAGTTTGGGTCTTTATGGATGTTCAAATGGAGGATGAGATTGTAGTCTGTTGTGATGTTTATGGTAGTCGTGTATGTATGGAAGAAGCATGGAATTTCAGATGCCATGTGGGTGCTATAAAGAAGTGGAGTTTGCTGTACGGAGTGAGCAGAAATGGAATTTGTGTTTAGCTGTTGATATTTCTCGGAGAAGAAATGGAAGCTGAAGTTAgattgagaagatagtttgggtgtttGGTTGGGCTAATTACAGTTTGTGGTATCTCTATTACTCGCAATGGTTTCTGTTTGTTGGATTTAGGAAGTAGTGGCCAGATTTGGTGAAGGCCCGAGTTTGGTCAGAATCAGAATTGATGCCTGGTCAGTTGAGGAAGAGATAAAACTATTCCCCCAATCCAGGAAGGTTTTGAATCAGTCATTAGAGATGGGTGTGATGTGTACCCAATGGAGAGATGAATAAGGCAGGAAAATAGGGTTGAATCCGGAAGTCAGAGAACAAGTCACAGCTGTTGTGTATAAAGGAGGAAAACAATCAACCGATAAGGGTACGATTGAATACTGCAATctgaattttcttttgctttctatTTAATTCAGTTCTTTTTAGTTCTCTTGTGTGTTAGAGTTTTTGATTGAATACTTTTAATGGCTCTACACAacaatgagaagctaaacccctctCTGCCAAAACAAGAGGGGAAGCTTAATGGGTTCTAGTATTCTTTACAGTGATCATAAATGAATTTCATGTTTTAGTCCATTTCTTGGTCTCTGTTTGATTGCATTTTTGTGTTGATGATGTCTACAAACTTCTTAGATTCATTGTGATTTCCGGATACATTAATTGCTAGGGAATCCCTGTGACATTTCTCATTTGAGCTTTattttagaaacataatcaatcAGTCATGATATGGTATTTGTTTTAGTTACTTTAAAATCCCAATTTGCTATATCTTCCGGGTAGAACGAATCATTATTCAGTTCTGTTCGAGTTATAATTTGATCACATAATACTTGAATACATTAGGTGGAACCTCAAATTCGTGATAGATACAACAATCACTTATTCCTTTCTTTTACAAATATTGTTCTCTGATTTCTCAATTACCAATCAAAATCAtattattgctttgctaaaaaaTTCTTCTGAGCACCAACAATCTTTGTGGTTCGAAAACGACTATATTACACTTCTTTatctttgatactctgaaaagtgtgatcaaattttggcgtcgcggGCCGGGGATTGTTTAGTGTTCCTTAGAATTAAGTGATGCAtcggtttatttttagttttgttttagagTTTGCTGATTTCTGTTGCTTCATAACAGGGAGTAAGATAGCTCTAAAGACTTGGCGACATTGGGATCTGGTACGGGTGCAGGGAATCAGTGGCATTGCGCCAGTTGTGATTAGGCTGAAATCTAGCCGCAATCACAGCCATTTGGGTAACATTGTATCCGTTTCTTGTTTCCTTTGTGTATGCAATATTCTAGGTCTAATCAATTCAATCGATTAGTTAGATTTCACCGTGTTGCTAATAGGGTATTAGAGAATCACCCTAGTCATCCAATGACAGATGAAGCTGCGAGATTAGCGGCTGAGGCTGAAGCTGCTAGAATAGCTGCTGAATCCGCAGCCAATGCTGATGGACCTAGAACCCTTAGAGATTATTTGTAGCTGGAAAGGACTTCTACACCTTCTTGTATAGTTCTTCCGGCTAATGCTGGCAATGTGTCGATTAAATATGGACAGATACAAGCACTGCCTAAGTTTCATGGATTGAACTCTGAGAGTCCATACATACATTTGAAAGAATTTGATGAGGTCTGTATTACTATGCCTTTTGTTGCTGCGACTCAAGATGTTGTAAAACTGAAATTGTTTCCATTTTCTCTCAAGGAGAAAGATAAGACTTGGCTGCATTCTTTGCGACCAAATACCATTAGGACATGGAATGAAATGACTAGAGAGTTTCTGAAAAAGTTTTTTCCTATTCATAAAACCATCACTCTTCGCAAAAAtattatgaatttttctcaaaatgAACATGAGTTTTTTTTCGAGTGTTGGGAAAGGTCTAAAGACTTACTTTCTAGCTGCCCTCATCATGGTTATGAAATTTGGAGAGTTATTAACTTCTTTTATGAGGGTCTGAATTCTGGTATGCGTCAGTTTGTTGAAATGATGTGCAATGGGCAATTTCTGAATAAGTCACCTGATGATGCTTGGAGTTATTTCGATTCACTAGATGAAAATGCCCAAAATTGGGATACTTCAGGCACAGCGGATAGGAATAAGTCCAAAACCTTAGCTAGCTCTAGGTCTGGAATGTATGTGCTGAGTGAGGAAGATGATTTGAATGCTAAAATTGCTAGCTTGCATAGGAAAGTTGATGCTATTCACAAACCAAATGTAGTTAAGGTAGCTGACTCGGTAGAACATGCTTGAGGCATTTGCGAAAGTCTGGAACACTACACCAAGGATTGTCCTACAATCCCAGCATTTCAAGAAGTGTTACATGACCAAGCAAATGCCATGAATACATACAAAAGACCTTTTAGCTCACCTTATTCGGAAACATATAATCCTAATTGGCGAAATCACGCTAATTTCAGTTGGAGAAATGATCCTGCTATGAATGATGTTAATGTTCCTCAAGGGTCTTCATCTAGTAACCCTTATGTGCCACCTCATAAGAATTCTCTTGAGGATACTTTACATACTTTTATGCAGGGACAAACACAGATAAATCAGAATGTTATGAAGACTTTAGATGAGCTGAAAACTAGAATAGTTAGAATTGAATCACGACTCAATGTTAGGGAGAAAGGGAAATTTCCTGCCCAAACTCAACCTAACCCGAAAGGCCAATTTGAGGCTAAAAATTCTAACTTGGAGCAAGCTAATGTTGTCACCACTCTTAGAAGTGGTAAGGTGATTGAGACTCCGATGAAGGTGAACGAACCTGAGAAGTCTCCGAAGCTTAAGAGTAGTCACAGTGATGTTCAAAATGAACAAtctgaaattgaaaagaaaatgcATGCTCCATTTCCTAATCGTTTGTTGTCTACTAAACAGTTGGCTGATAATAAGGATATCCTTGATGTTTTTCAGCAGGTGAAGATCAACATACCTCTCTTGAGTGTGATTAAGCAAGTTCCAGCTTACACCAAGTTCTTGAAGGATCTCTGCACGGTCAAGAGGAAGCACAATGTGCAGAAAAAGGCATTTCTCACGGAACAGGTAAGTTCTATTCTTCAACATAACACTCCTCCTAAATATAAAGATCCGGGATGCCCTACTATTTCTTGTATAATAGGGATTTCATGATCAAACAAGCACTTCTGGATTTGGGAGCTAGTGTAAACCTCCTACCTATCTCGGTTTATGAGCAGTTGGGCTTAGGTGAATTAAAACCCACCTCAGTCACTCTACAACTTGCGGACAGATCAATTAAAGTACCGAGAGGGGTAGTTGAGAATGTGTTAATTCAAATCGATAAATTTTACTATCCGGTGGATTTTATCGTTTTGGATACTCAACCTGTAGCTAATGCTAGTAAAGAAATACCTATCATCTTAGGTCGTCCTTTTCTTGCAACTGCAAATGCCttgattaattgtcgaactggaatAATGAATctttcgtttggaaatatgactGTTGAGTTGAATATATTTGATGCATGTAAAGATCCAGGCGGTAGAGATGATATTcacgaagttaatatgattgaaacaTGTGTGCATGAAAAAGCATCTGATCTAGAAGCTAAGGTTCCTTTAGAAACTTGTCTTCCTAATCTGTTAGATTTCGATGAGGATGGATACATTGAGGAAGTTAATTCTTCACTGAATTCATCCCTGTTGCTGGATATGGATAAGTGGCATTCTAGATTTGAGTCACTTCAAATCAGTGAGACTGAGCCATTGTCTCCATCCGTAAAATTCCCAAAGCCTAATCTTAATCATCTTCTTAGTGAACTGAGTTATGACGTTTTAGGCCAAAATGAAAACGTTCTTATTTCCTTACCATCTGAACTTAATGAGGAACACGAAAAAATGCATTCACATGTTCTTAGGAAGCATATAAGTGTCGCAGCATGGAGTATTGCAGACATAGAAGGGATTGATCCTAGTATTTGCACACGTAGGAAGTCACATCTCAATGAACCATGAAATCAGGAATGAGGGTGATATGAACTGCAAATGTAAAATGAGAAAGTTTATTGATAAGCATGTTATTAGGGAAATATTGGAACCAGTTCTTTGTTATGATTCTCAACTACACCAGTTCTCAGGTAAGCTTAAGACACGATGGAAAGACCCATTTGTTGTTAAAAATGAATTTTATGATGGTACCGTTGATATTGAGAATCCTAACTGCAACATCTTCAAGGTTAAGGTGAATCCAGAAGTCGATACCACGACTCTGGAGGATCCTTCTTATGTTTGACTGGCTgtgttttgcagatgtctggatgGAGACATAAAATTCAGCGCTTTAGGGAGACAACCCTTGTGTTTGTGGGTATCACAGCTGGAAGCCCTTGCGAGACAGACTCGTCCTCTTGTGCAAGCttgaggtttaaaggcttgttgcatgggATAAATGCAACCGAACTGACCTGCGACAGTGGTAAAATAATgtagttttattttctttctttctttatcaTGAATAATGTGTTTGTGCTTGGCTGATTACCCCATTCCACTTTTGAACTGTTTTTAACCACTGCTACATTTGGGACAATGTAGaaattaagtgtgggggagttttGGGGTAAATTAAATCcatgcttttctgattctttgtcTTCATAATCAGGTTTCTTGTTTGCTTGTAcatctggaaaaaaaaagtgaaaattttACATGATAAGATCAGTTGTTTAGCGGTCTCTCTacaccactgtttagtggttttgtctagctgtttagcggaCACCTTTAatccagctgtttagcggatTTGTCTAGTTGTTTAGCATACATTGCTCAATCACTTTTTAGTGGTTccatctagctgtttagcagacgtctctccatatccagctgtgtagatataattttcttgttttgctcgggactagcaaaatgtaagtgtgggggagtttgataagcacgtatgtgatACAATTTTACACCCATATTTACACTAGCTTGGTCTCGTTTATTGGCTAATAATACTGTTTTAAGtcatttacaggaattacaagTATAATCTGTTCACCCGGAGAATAATGGCTAAATGAGGAGCTAAATGACGTTTGCGACAACATAGCTCTAAAGCACCACCTAAATCATATGAAGGCCAAAGAGGTCAATGTACCAGAACAAAGAAATTATTTTATTTAA from Papaver somniferum cultivar HN1 unplaced genomic scaffold, ASM357369v1 unplaced-scaffold_83, whole genome shotgun sequence includes the following:
- the LOC113345757 gene encoding uncharacterized protein LOC113345757 isoform X1 is translated as MNTYKRPFSSPYSETYNPNWRNHANFSWRNDPAMNDVNVPQGSSSSNPYVPPHKNSLEDTLHTFMQGQTQINQNVMKTLDELKTRIVRIESRLNVREKGKFPAQTQPNPKGQFEAKNSNLEQANVVTTLRSGKVIETPMKVNEPEKSPKLKSSHSDVQNEQSEIEKKMHAPFPNRLLSTKQLADNKDILDVFQQVKINIPLLSVIKQVPAYTKFLKDLCTVKRKHNVQKKAFLTEQMSGWRHKIQRFRETTLVFVGITAGSPCETDSSSCASLRFKGLLHGINATELTCDSGITSIICSPGE
- the LOC113345757 gene encoding uncharacterized protein LOC113345757 isoform X2, producing the protein MPYYFLYNRDFMIKQALLDLGASVNLLPISVYEQLGLGELKPTSVTLQLADRSIKVPRGVVENVLIQIDKFYYPVDFIVLDTQPVANASKEIPIILGRPFLATANALINCRTGIMNLSFGNMTVELNIFDACKDPGGRDDIHEVNMIETCVHEKASDLEAKVPLETCLPNLLDFDEDGYIEEVNSSLNSSLLLDMDKWHSRFESLQISETEPLSPSVKFPKPNLNHLLSELSYDVLGQNENVLISLPSELNEEHEKMHSHVLRKHISVAAWSIADIEGIDPSICTRRKSHLNEP